The following are encoded in a window of Manihot esculenta cultivar AM560-2 chromosome 8, M.esculenta_v8, whole genome shotgun sequence genomic DNA:
- the LOC110620807 gene encoding uncharacterized protein LOC110620807 isoform X2, with amino-acid sequence MLSEIAGLSLKSCIQCCLFGNDQEENLNKKFATMKCQRVKVDESFVPSVEGKAVEVQPLLAESKPDHTSIDGDAWKHLDIEDFSYGFEYGLKRNYGGLDCNTTQGQDELEFGVLDGLLDEVDEVDDIHAANDISRACEEFLLDVELAEKISDLDCAPLGRLHFGDSSSESQSPGFSGSSNGVHGLSESSIAVVTDSECKIGVENKTVKCELNDSSGDNWDYQAPENVFTTTHDLENLDEVDDAKPESGMSSDDNAKKPVQASNLRQKRFRKPTLRYIEEFSVPKSRHAMERQKNLTADSRVISLTIRSHDEHLGGSVTLTKEESLSEIITQETLDDDEKLSDLKSKCINRRQKFPSPASKDKCLKTESHNELNLVRGFKSVPREGSFTGTSTQASFESCPQRGRPKKRPYVPVPESDNEDAASESEGDNAKRRKSKKSADRRKHQRMWTLSEVMKLIDGIAQYGTGRWTDIKKLLFSSSAYRTPVDLRDKWRNLLRASSVQKQKLKQNKKEVDQKLKHAMRPLPKSVICRILELATVHPYPRFTPGGRYIRRKN; translated from the exons ATGCTCTCGGAGATCGCCGGTTTGAGCTT GAAATCATGCATACAGTGTTGCTTATTTGGAAATGATCAAGAAGAAAATTTGAATAAGAAGTTCGCCACTATGAAATGTCAAAGG GTAAAAGTAGATGAATCCTTTGTTCCTTCGGTAGAAGGTAAAGCAGTAGAAGTTCAGCCTTTACTTGCAGAATCTAAACCTGATCACACCTCAATAGATGGTGATGCATGGAAACACTTGGATATTGAGGATTTCTCCTATGGGTTTGAGTATGGCCTTAAAAGGAACTATG GTGGGCTGGATTGTAATACTACTCAAGGACAAGATGAATTAGAGTTTGGA GTTCTCGATGGTCTGCTAGATGAAGTTGATGAAGTAGATGATATTCATGCAGCAAATGACATCTCCAGGGCATGTGAAGAGTTTCTTTTGG ATGTTGAATTGGCTGAAAAGATTTCTGATCTGGATTGTGCTCCACTTGGAAGATTGCATTTCGGAGACTCAAGTTCAGAAAGTCAATCTCCAGGATTTAGTGGGAGTAGCAATGGTGTTCATGGGTTGTCAGAATCATCAATAGCAGTTGTTACAGATTCTGAATGCAAGATCGGAGTTGAGAACAAGACAGTCAAATGTGAATTAAATGACTCATCTGGGGATAATTGGGATTATCAAGCTCCGGAAAATGTGTTTACTACTACACATGATTTGGAAAATCTTGATGAGGTGGATGATGCGAAGCCTGAAAGTGGAATGTCATCTGATGATAATGCAAAGAAACCTGTCCAAGCAAGCAATCTCAGACAGAAGAGATTTCGTAAGCCTACCCTGAGGTACATTGAAGAATTTTCAGTTCCAAAGTCAAGACATGCTATGGAAAGACAAAAGAATTTGACTGCTGATTCTAGGGTTATATCCCTGACTATCAGATCCCATGATGAACATCTTGGAGGATCAGTGACGTTGACCAAGGAGGAGTCTTTAAGTGAGATTATTACTCAAGAAACACTCGATGACGATGAAAAACTTTCAGATCTGAAGTCAAAGTGTATCAATAGGAGACAAAAGTTTCCTTCTCCTGCTTCAAAGGATAAATGTTTGAAAACTGAATCTCATAATGAACTTAATCTTGTGAGAGGGTTCAAATCTGTTCCCAGAGAGGGTTCTTTCACAGGAACTAGCACTCAAGCATCATTTGAATCTTGCCCTCAGAGGGGACGTCCAAAGAAACGCCCATATGTTCCA GTTCCTGAATCTGATAATGAAGATGCTGCATCTGAGTCTGAAGGTGACAATGCAAAGAgaagaaaatctaagaagagtGCTGATCGGAGAAAGCATCAAAGAATGTGGACTCTTTCTGAGGTCATGAAGTTAATTGATGGTATTGCTCAATATGGAACTGGGAGATGGACTGATATAAAGAAGCTTTTGTTTTCATCATCTGCATATCGCACACCTGTAGATCTGAGG GATAAATGGAGGAATCTTCTAAGAGCTAGCTCTGTGCAGAAGCAGAAATTGAAACAGAACAAGAAAGAG GTTGACCAAAAGCTGAAGCATGCAATGCGCCCTTTACCAAAGTCTGTGATATGCCGAATTCTTGAACTAGCCACAGTTCATCCATATCCTAGGTTTACTCCTGGTGGGAGATACATACGGAGGAAGAACTGA
- the LOC110620807 gene encoding uncharacterized protein LOC110620807 isoform X1, with amino-acid sequence MSKRLIKSIWIPSIKTLHYATLEYFSFICSSCRFLAVLSFSVSNIRSNFSHTRAHSHSLFLSEVKVDESFVPSVEGKAVEVQPLLAESKPDHTSIDGDAWKHLDIEDFSYGFEYGLKRNYGGLDCNTTQGQDELEFGVLDGLLDEVDEVDDIHAANDISRACEEFLLDVELAEKISDLDCAPLGRLHFGDSSSESQSPGFSGSSNGVHGLSESSIAVVTDSECKIGVENKTVKCELNDSSGDNWDYQAPENVFTTTHDLENLDEVDDAKPESGMSSDDNAKKPVQASNLRQKRFRKPTLRYIEEFSVPKSRHAMERQKNLTADSRVISLTIRSHDEHLGGSVTLTKEESLSEIITQETLDDDEKLSDLKSKCINRRQKFPSPASKDKCLKTESHNELNLVRGFKSVPREGSFTGTSTQASFESCPQRGRPKKRPYVPVPESDNEDAASESEGDNAKRRKSKKSADRRKHQRMWTLSEVMKLIDGIAQYGTGRWTDIKKLLFSSSAYRTPVDLRDKWRNLLRASSVQKQKLKQNKKEVDQKLKHAMRPLPKSVICRILELATVHPYPRFTPGGRYIRRKN; translated from the exons ATGTCTAAAAGATTAATAAAATCCATTTGGATTCCGTCGATTAAAACACTACACTACGCTACACTAGAGTATTTCTCTTTCATTTGCTCTTCGTGTCGCTTTTTGGCGGTTTTGAGCTTTTCGGTTTCGAACATTCGCTCGAATTTCTCACATACACGCGCGCACTcacactctctctttctctctgag GTAAAAGTAGATGAATCCTTTGTTCCTTCGGTAGAAGGTAAAGCAGTAGAAGTTCAGCCTTTACTTGCAGAATCTAAACCTGATCACACCTCAATAGATGGTGATGCATGGAAACACTTGGATATTGAGGATTTCTCCTATGGGTTTGAGTATGGCCTTAAAAGGAACTATG GTGGGCTGGATTGTAATACTACTCAAGGACAAGATGAATTAGAGTTTGGA GTTCTCGATGGTCTGCTAGATGAAGTTGATGAAGTAGATGATATTCATGCAGCAAATGACATCTCCAGGGCATGTGAAGAGTTTCTTTTGG ATGTTGAATTGGCTGAAAAGATTTCTGATCTGGATTGTGCTCCACTTGGAAGATTGCATTTCGGAGACTCAAGTTCAGAAAGTCAATCTCCAGGATTTAGTGGGAGTAGCAATGGTGTTCATGGGTTGTCAGAATCATCAATAGCAGTTGTTACAGATTCTGAATGCAAGATCGGAGTTGAGAACAAGACAGTCAAATGTGAATTAAATGACTCATCTGGGGATAATTGGGATTATCAAGCTCCGGAAAATGTGTTTACTACTACACATGATTTGGAAAATCTTGATGAGGTGGATGATGCGAAGCCTGAAAGTGGAATGTCATCTGATGATAATGCAAAGAAACCTGTCCAAGCAAGCAATCTCAGACAGAAGAGATTTCGTAAGCCTACCCTGAGGTACATTGAAGAATTTTCAGTTCCAAAGTCAAGACATGCTATGGAAAGACAAAAGAATTTGACTGCTGATTCTAGGGTTATATCCCTGACTATCAGATCCCATGATGAACATCTTGGAGGATCAGTGACGTTGACCAAGGAGGAGTCTTTAAGTGAGATTATTACTCAAGAAACACTCGATGACGATGAAAAACTTTCAGATCTGAAGTCAAAGTGTATCAATAGGAGACAAAAGTTTCCTTCTCCTGCTTCAAAGGATAAATGTTTGAAAACTGAATCTCATAATGAACTTAATCTTGTGAGAGGGTTCAAATCTGTTCCCAGAGAGGGTTCTTTCACAGGAACTAGCACTCAAGCATCATTTGAATCTTGCCCTCAGAGGGGACGTCCAAAGAAACGCCCATATGTTCCA GTTCCTGAATCTGATAATGAAGATGCTGCATCTGAGTCTGAAGGTGACAATGCAAAGAgaagaaaatctaagaagagtGCTGATCGGAGAAAGCATCAAAGAATGTGGACTCTTTCTGAGGTCATGAAGTTAATTGATGGTATTGCTCAATATGGAACTGGGAGATGGACTGATATAAAGAAGCTTTTGTTTTCATCATCTGCATATCGCACACCTGTAGATCTGAGG GATAAATGGAGGAATCTTCTAAGAGCTAGCTCTGTGCAGAAGCAGAAATTGAAACAGAACAAGAAAGAG GTTGACCAAAAGCTGAAGCATGCAATGCGCCCTTTACCAAAGTCTGTGATATGCCGAATTCTTGAACTAGCCACAGTTCATCCATATCCTAGGTTTACTCCTGGTGGGAGATACATACGGAGGAAGAACTGA
- the LOC110620807 gene encoding telomere repeat-binding protein 3 isoform X5, translated as MKCQRVKVDESFVPSVEGKAVEVQPLLAESKPDHTSIDGDAWKHLDIEDFSYGFEYGLKRNYGGLDCNTTQGQDELEFGVLDGLLDEVDEVDDIHAANDISRACEEFLLDVELAEKISDLDCAPLGRLHFGDSSSESQSPGFSGSSNGVHGLSESSIAVVTDSECKIGVENKTVKCELNDSSGDNWDYQAPENVFTTTHDLENLDEVDDAKPESGMSSDDNAKKPVQASNLRQKRFRKPTLRYIEEFSVPKSRHAMERQKNLTADSRVISLTIRSHDEHLGGSVTLTKEESLSEIITQETLDDDEKLSDLKSKCINRRQKFPSPASKDKCLKTESHNELNLVRGFKSVPREGSFTGTSTQASFESCPQRGRPKKRPYVPVPESDNEDAASESEGDNAKRRKSKKSADRRKHQRMWTLSEVMKLIDGIAQYGTGRWTDIKKLLFSSSAYRTPVDLRDKWRNLLRASSVQKQKLKQNKKEVDQKLKHAMRPLPKSVICRILELATVHPYPRFTPGGRYIRRKN; from the exons ATGAAATGTCAAAGG GTAAAAGTAGATGAATCCTTTGTTCCTTCGGTAGAAGGTAAAGCAGTAGAAGTTCAGCCTTTACTTGCAGAATCTAAACCTGATCACACCTCAATAGATGGTGATGCATGGAAACACTTGGATATTGAGGATTTCTCCTATGGGTTTGAGTATGGCCTTAAAAGGAACTATG GTGGGCTGGATTGTAATACTACTCAAGGACAAGATGAATTAGAGTTTGGA GTTCTCGATGGTCTGCTAGATGAAGTTGATGAAGTAGATGATATTCATGCAGCAAATGACATCTCCAGGGCATGTGAAGAGTTTCTTTTGG ATGTTGAATTGGCTGAAAAGATTTCTGATCTGGATTGTGCTCCACTTGGAAGATTGCATTTCGGAGACTCAAGTTCAGAAAGTCAATCTCCAGGATTTAGTGGGAGTAGCAATGGTGTTCATGGGTTGTCAGAATCATCAATAGCAGTTGTTACAGATTCTGAATGCAAGATCGGAGTTGAGAACAAGACAGTCAAATGTGAATTAAATGACTCATCTGGGGATAATTGGGATTATCAAGCTCCGGAAAATGTGTTTACTACTACACATGATTTGGAAAATCTTGATGAGGTGGATGATGCGAAGCCTGAAAGTGGAATGTCATCTGATGATAATGCAAAGAAACCTGTCCAAGCAAGCAATCTCAGACAGAAGAGATTTCGTAAGCCTACCCTGAGGTACATTGAAGAATTTTCAGTTCCAAAGTCAAGACATGCTATGGAAAGACAAAAGAATTTGACTGCTGATTCTAGGGTTATATCCCTGACTATCAGATCCCATGATGAACATCTTGGAGGATCAGTGACGTTGACCAAGGAGGAGTCTTTAAGTGAGATTATTACTCAAGAAACACTCGATGACGATGAAAAACTTTCAGATCTGAAGTCAAAGTGTATCAATAGGAGACAAAAGTTTCCTTCTCCTGCTTCAAAGGATAAATGTTTGAAAACTGAATCTCATAATGAACTTAATCTTGTGAGAGGGTTCAAATCTGTTCCCAGAGAGGGTTCTTTCACAGGAACTAGCACTCAAGCATCATTTGAATCTTGCCCTCAGAGGGGACGTCCAAAGAAACGCCCATATGTTCCA GTTCCTGAATCTGATAATGAAGATGCTGCATCTGAGTCTGAAGGTGACAATGCAAAGAgaagaaaatctaagaagagtGCTGATCGGAGAAAGCATCAAAGAATGTGGACTCTTTCTGAGGTCATGAAGTTAATTGATGGTATTGCTCAATATGGAACTGGGAGATGGACTGATATAAAGAAGCTTTTGTTTTCATCATCTGCATATCGCACACCTGTAGATCTGAGG GATAAATGGAGGAATCTTCTAAGAGCTAGCTCTGTGCAGAAGCAGAAATTGAAACAGAACAAGAAAGAG GTTGACCAAAAGCTGAAGCATGCAATGCGCCCTTTACCAAAGTCTGTGATATGCCGAATTCTTGAACTAGCCACAGTTCATCCATATCCTAGGTTTACTCCTGGTGGGAGATACATACGGAGGAAGAACTGA
- the LOC110620807 gene encoding uncharacterized protein LOC110620807 isoform X3 has product MNEKSCIQCCLFGNDQEENLNKKFATMKCQRVKVDESFVPSVEGKAVEVQPLLAESKPDHTSIDGDAWKHLDIEDFSYGFEYGLKRNYGGLDCNTTQGQDELEFGVLDGLLDEVDEVDDIHAANDISRACEEFLLDVELAEKISDLDCAPLGRLHFGDSSSESQSPGFSGSSNGVHGLSESSIAVVTDSECKIGVENKTVKCELNDSSGDNWDYQAPENVFTTTHDLENLDEVDDAKPESGMSSDDNAKKPVQASNLRQKRFRKPTLRYIEEFSVPKSRHAMERQKNLTADSRVISLTIRSHDEHLGGSVTLTKEESLSEIITQETLDDDEKLSDLKSKCINRRQKFPSPASKDKCLKTESHNELNLVRGFKSVPREGSFTGTSTQASFESCPQRGRPKKRPYVPVPESDNEDAASESEGDNAKRRKSKKSADRRKHQRMWTLSEVMKLIDGIAQYGTGRWTDIKKLLFSSSAYRTPVDLRDKWRNLLRASSVQKQKLKQNKKEVDQKLKHAMRPLPKSVICRILELATVHPYPRFTPGGRYIRRKN; this is encoded by the exons ATGAATGA GAAATCATGCATACAGTGTTGCTTATTTGGAAATGATCAAGAAGAAAATTTGAATAAGAAGTTCGCCACTATGAAATGTCAAAGG GTAAAAGTAGATGAATCCTTTGTTCCTTCGGTAGAAGGTAAAGCAGTAGAAGTTCAGCCTTTACTTGCAGAATCTAAACCTGATCACACCTCAATAGATGGTGATGCATGGAAACACTTGGATATTGAGGATTTCTCCTATGGGTTTGAGTATGGCCTTAAAAGGAACTATG GTGGGCTGGATTGTAATACTACTCAAGGACAAGATGAATTAGAGTTTGGA GTTCTCGATGGTCTGCTAGATGAAGTTGATGAAGTAGATGATATTCATGCAGCAAATGACATCTCCAGGGCATGTGAAGAGTTTCTTTTGG ATGTTGAATTGGCTGAAAAGATTTCTGATCTGGATTGTGCTCCACTTGGAAGATTGCATTTCGGAGACTCAAGTTCAGAAAGTCAATCTCCAGGATTTAGTGGGAGTAGCAATGGTGTTCATGGGTTGTCAGAATCATCAATAGCAGTTGTTACAGATTCTGAATGCAAGATCGGAGTTGAGAACAAGACAGTCAAATGTGAATTAAATGACTCATCTGGGGATAATTGGGATTATCAAGCTCCGGAAAATGTGTTTACTACTACACATGATTTGGAAAATCTTGATGAGGTGGATGATGCGAAGCCTGAAAGTGGAATGTCATCTGATGATAATGCAAAGAAACCTGTCCAAGCAAGCAATCTCAGACAGAAGAGATTTCGTAAGCCTACCCTGAGGTACATTGAAGAATTTTCAGTTCCAAAGTCAAGACATGCTATGGAAAGACAAAAGAATTTGACTGCTGATTCTAGGGTTATATCCCTGACTATCAGATCCCATGATGAACATCTTGGAGGATCAGTGACGTTGACCAAGGAGGAGTCTTTAAGTGAGATTATTACTCAAGAAACACTCGATGACGATGAAAAACTTTCAGATCTGAAGTCAAAGTGTATCAATAGGAGACAAAAGTTTCCTTCTCCTGCTTCAAAGGATAAATGTTTGAAAACTGAATCTCATAATGAACTTAATCTTGTGAGAGGGTTCAAATCTGTTCCCAGAGAGGGTTCTTTCACAGGAACTAGCACTCAAGCATCATTTGAATCTTGCCCTCAGAGGGGACGTCCAAAGAAACGCCCATATGTTCCA GTTCCTGAATCTGATAATGAAGATGCTGCATCTGAGTCTGAAGGTGACAATGCAAAGAgaagaaaatctaagaagagtGCTGATCGGAGAAAGCATCAAAGAATGTGGACTCTTTCTGAGGTCATGAAGTTAATTGATGGTATTGCTCAATATGGAACTGGGAGATGGACTGATATAAAGAAGCTTTTGTTTTCATCATCTGCATATCGCACACCTGTAGATCTGAGG GATAAATGGAGGAATCTTCTAAGAGCTAGCTCTGTGCAGAAGCAGAAATTGAAACAGAACAAGAAAGAG GTTGACCAAAAGCTGAAGCATGCAATGCGCCCTTTACCAAAGTCTGTGATATGCCGAATTCTTGAACTAGCCACAGTTCATCCATATCCTAGGTTTACTCCTGGTGGGAGATACATACGGAGGAAGAACTGA
- the LOC110620807 gene encoding uncharacterized protein LOC110620807 isoform X4: MSKRLIKSIWIPSIKTLHYATLEYFSFICSSCRFLAVLSFSVSNIRSNFSHTRAHSHSLFLSEVKVDESFVPSVEGKAVEVQPLLAESKPDHTSIDGDAWKHLDIEDFSYGFEYGLKRNYGGLDCNTTQGQDELEFGVLDGLLDEVDEVDDIHAANDISRACEEFLLDVELAEKISDLDCAPLGRLHFGDSSSESQSPGFSGSSNGVHGLSESSIAVVTDSECKIGVENKTVKCELNDSSGDNWDYQAPENVFTTTHDLENLDEVDDAKPESGMSSDDNAKKPVQASNLRQKRFRKPTLRSHDEHLGGSVTLTKEESLSEIITQETLDDDEKLSDLKSKCINRRQKFPSPASKDKCLKTESHNELNLVRGFKSVPREGSFTGTSTQASFESCPQRGRPKKRPYVPVPESDNEDAASESEGDNAKRRKSKKSADRRKHQRMWTLSEVMKLIDGIAQYGTGRWTDIKKLLFSSSAYRTPVDLRDKWRNLLRASSVQKQKLKQNKKEVDQKLKHAMRPLPKSVICRILELATVHPYPRFTPGGRYIRRKN; the protein is encoded by the exons ATGTCTAAAAGATTAATAAAATCCATTTGGATTCCGTCGATTAAAACACTACACTACGCTACACTAGAGTATTTCTCTTTCATTTGCTCTTCGTGTCGCTTTTTGGCGGTTTTGAGCTTTTCGGTTTCGAACATTCGCTCGAATTTCTCACATACACGCGCGCACTcacactctctctttctctctgag GTAAAAGTAGATGAATCCTTTGTTCCTTCGGTAGAAGGTAAAGCAGTAGAAGTTCAGCCTTTACTTGCAGAATCTAAACCTGATCACACCTCAATAGATGGTGATGCATGGAAACACTTGGATATTGAGGATTTCTCCTATGGGTTTGAGTATGGCCTTAAAAGGAACTATG GTGGGCTGGATTGTAATACTACTCAAGGACAAGATGAATTAGAGTTTGGA GTTCTCGATGGTCTGCTAGATGAAGTTGATGAAGTAGATGATATTCATGCAGCAAATGACATCTCCAGGGCATGTGAAGAGTTTCTTTTGG ATGTTGAATTGGCTGAAAAGATTTCTGATCTGGATTGTGCTCCACTTGGAAGATTGCATTTCGGAGACTCAAGTTCAGAAAGTCAATCTCCAGGATTTAGTGGGAGTAGCAATGGTGTTCATGGGTTGTCAGAATCATCAATAGCAGTTGTTACAGATTCTGAATGCAAGATCGGAGTTGAGAACAAGACAGTCAAATGTGAATTAAATGACTCATCTGGGGATAATTGGGATTATCAAGCTCCGGAAAATGTGTTTACTACTACACATGATTTGGAAAATCTTGATGAGGTGGATGATGCGAAGCCTGAAAGTGGAATGTCATCTGATGATAATGCAAAGAAACCTGTCCAAGCAAGCAATCTCAGACAGAAGAGATTTCGTAAGCCTACCCTGAG ATCCCATGATGAACATCTTGGAGGATCAGTGACGTTGACCAAGGAGGAGTCTTTAAGTGAGATTATTACTCAAGAAACACTCGATGACGATGAAAAACTTTCAGATCTGAAGTCAAAGTGTATCAATAGGAGACAAAAGTTTCCTTCTCCTGCTTCAAAGGATAAATGTTTGAAAACTGAATCTCATAATGAACTTAATCTTGTGAGAGGGTTCAAATCTGTTCCCAGAGAGGGTTCTTTCACAGGAACTAGCACTCAAGCATCATTTGAATCTTGCCCTCAGAGGGGACGTCCAAAGAAACGCCCATATGTTCCA GTTCCTGAATCTGATAATGAAGATGCTGCATCTGAGTCTGAAGGTGACAATGCAAAGAgaagaaaatctaagaagagtGCTGATCGGAGAAAGCATCAAAGAATGTGGACTCTTTCTGAGGTCATGAAGTTAATTGATGGTATTGCTCAATATGGAACTGGGAGATGGACTGATATAAAGAAGCTTTTGTTTTCATCATCTGCATATCGCACACCTGTAGATCTGAGG GATAAATGGAGGAATCTTCTAAGAGCTAGCTCTGTGCAGAAGCAGAAATTGAAACAGAACAAGAAAGAG GTTGACCAAAAGCTGAAGCATGCAATGCGCCCTTTACCAAAGTCTGTGATATGCCGAATTCTTGAACTAGCCACAGTTCATCCATATCCTAGGTTTACTCCTGGTGGGAGATACATACGGAGGAAGAACTGA